One genomic window of Gracilinema caldarium DSM 7334 includes the following:
- the fliN gene encoding flagellar motor switch protein FliN — translation MSDGALSQDEIDALLAGVDSSSLGMPTPGSGGGISEQSKALLQEYLVATVQTQSSNLSMMTGTTVTMQLTQVDGVNRESFLQKVPDMVVAIKADFSSGFPGEHLFVLSEEGAKKIASLMNKEDNIELDDMALSVISEIISQLTGTQITTLTEKTGNKSIASVSPEATYVPKAVVALPNGDFARVTYQLSLGDGTNLPIWEVYGASVVQDIAAALSGGAVGKSTGTQPMAGIGNSAMGGFGAGPAMGQMSMPGTQAPQSMGGMAMGGAAMGGMPFGGVMGGSPMGGMAGFPPMGQSPQAFGGYGMGASATNVQPVQFPSLVPQASSAEQGNIGLIMDVYMEMTVELGRTKKLIKEILGMGEGTIIELDKLAGEPVDILVNHKLIAKGEVVVIDENFGVRVTEIVSPMERMSDMG, via the coding sequence ATGAGCGATGGCGCCCTTTCCCAGGATGAAATAGATGCTCTCTTGGCCGGAGTAGATTCCTCAAGTCTTGGTATGCCTACCCCAGGTTCTGGTGGTGGTATCAGTGAGCAGAGTAAAGCTCTGTTACAGGAGTACCTGGTCGCTACGGTGCAAACCCAATCCTCTAACCTTTCTATGATGACAGGGACCACTGTCACCATGCAGCTTACCCAGGTTGATGGAGTAAACCGGGAATCCTTTCTGCAGAAAGTCCCTGATATGGTTGTAGCGATAAAAGCCGATTTCAGCTCCGGTTTCCCTGGGGAACATCTTTTTGTGCTTTCTGAAGAAGGTGCTAAGAAAATTGCCAGTTTGATGAACAAAGAAGATAATATCGAACTGGATGATATGGCCTTATCGGTAATCAGCGAGATCATTTCACAATTAACAGGAACACAAATTACTACCCTAACGGAAAAAACGGGTAATAAGTCGATTGCATCCGTATCCCCCGAAGCCACCTATGTACCTAAAGCGGTGGTTGCTCTTCCAAATGGCGATTTTGCACGGGTAACCTATCAACTGAGTCTTGGTGATGGCACAAATCTTCCGATATGGGAAGTCTATGGTGCTTCAGTAGTACAGGATATAGCTGCAGCATTAAGTGGTGGTGCTGTTGGTAAGTCCACCGGGACTCAACCTATGGCTGGTATAGGGAACTCTGCCATGGGTGGTTTTGGTGCGGGACCTGCTATGGGCCAAATGAGTATGCCGGGTACGCAAGCTCCACAGTCGATGGGTGGCATGGCCATGGGTGGAGCCGCAATGGGTGGTATGCCCTTTGGTGGAGTTATGGGGGGTTCTCCTATGGGTGGAATGGCAGGATTCCCTCCGATGGGTCAGTCACCGCAAGCCTTTGGCGGATATGGTATGGGTGCTTCTGCCACAAATGTGCAGCCTGTTCAATTTCCCAGTCTGGTTCCTCAAGCCTCATCTGCTGAACAGGGAAATATCGGTCTTATCATGGATGTGTACATGGAAATGACCGTAGAGCTGGGTAGAACAAAAAAACTGATTAAAGAAATCCTGGGGATGGGAGAAGGTACCATCATTGAATTGGATAAATTGGCCGGTGAACCGGTAGATATACTGGTGAACCACAAACTTATTGCCAAAGGCGAAGTTGTCGTTATCGATGAAAACTTCGGAGTTCGTGTAACTGAAATTGTTTCACCTATGGAAAGAATGTCCGATATG
- the fliM gene encoding flagellar motor switch protein FliM → MTEVLSQEEIDQLLTAINAGETEPEDFKPATDTRKIKIYDFKRPDKFSKEQIRTVSIMHETFARLTTTSLSANLRSMVHVHVASVDQLTYEEFIRSIPTPTTLAIINMDPLKGNAILEIDPAVTFSIIDRLFGGTGEGTKAQHELTDIEQSVMEGIIVRILGNMREAWATVIDLRPRLGQIDTNPQFAQIVPPTEMVVLVTLETKVGEVEGMMNFCIPYLTIEPIIGKLSAQYWYSSVRRGTTTENLNVLKEKLSTVDINVVAEIGKIQIPVRDVLSLRVGDVIRLYNVRVGDPMTLNVGNKKKFLCRPGVIGKKMAVQIVKKLAELEQEEFEELASEGDENL, encoded by the coding sequence AAGAAATTGATCAGCTTCTTACCGCAATCAACGCAGGGGAAACAGAGCCGGAGGATTTTAAACCCGCGACAGATACTCGTAAAATAAAAATCTACGATTTCAAGCGGCCTGATAAATTCTCCAAGGAACAGATTCGAACGGTTTCTATTATGCATGAAACCTTTGCTCGTCTTACCACCACATCCCTTTCAGCGAATTTACGGAGCATGGTCCATGTTCATGTTGCTTCGGTAGATCAGCTAACCTATGAAGAATTTATCCGTTCTATTCCAACCCCTACCACCTTGGCAATCATCAATATGGATCCCCTGAAGGGCAATGCCATACTGGAAATTGATCCCGCTGTTACCTTTTCAATCATCGACCGTCTTTTTGGTGGAACCGGTGAAGGAACTAAGGCTCAACATGAACTGACTGATATTGAACAGTCAGTAATGGAAGGAATTATCGTACGCATCCTCGGTAATATGCGTGAAGCCTGGGCAACCGTCATTGACCTTCGGCCGCGGCTTGGTCAGATAGACACCAATCCACAGTTTGCTCAGATAGTTCCCCCAACAGAAATGGTGGTGCTGGTTACTCTGGAAACTAAGGTTGGTGAAGTGGAAGGGATGATGAACTTCTGTATCCCCTATCTGACGATAGAGCCAATTATTGGGAAACTGTCTGCACAATACTGGTATTCGTCGGTACGACGGGGAACAACAACGGAAAATCTTAATGTATTAAAAGAAAAGCTTTCTACAGTAGATATTAATGTGGTTGCTGAGATAGGAAAAATACAAATCCCCGTACGGGATGTTCTTTCTTTACGAGTCGGTGATGTGATCCGATTATATAATGTGAGGGTAGGGGATCCAATGACACTCAATGTAGGAAATAAAAAGAAATTCCTCTGCCGTCCAGGTGTTATAGGCAAAAAAATGGCAGTTCAGATTGTCAAAAAACTTGCTGAGCTTGAACAGGAAGAGTTCGAAGAACTTGCATCAGAAGGAGATGAAAACCTATGA